A section of the Amycolatopsis sp. AA4 genome encodes:
- a CDS encoding response regulator transcription factor yields the protein MATVGLSQAVRSTPAGALPASMVPHPREELFSVLVVDDHPLLREAIAARLAQMGAGTVHEAATVAEARARAQATGPCDLAILDLGLPDGSGIELVTELRSHGWPRVVVLASSDDPYAVRSAFQAGAQAYLLKSASPVVVTDGVRRVLEGGVYADPSVAPVLATGTRVAGTDNTPRELSAREVEVLQLVADGQSNKEIGEELSLSALTVKSHLSRIGRKLGTGDRAQMVALAMRAGVIR from the coding sequence GTGGCTACCGTCGGCTTATCTCAGGCCGTCCGATCCACGCCAGCCGGCGCCTTGCCGGCGAGCATGGTTCCGCACCCGCGGGAAGAGCTTTTTTCCGTGTTGGTGGTCGATGACCACCCGCTGTTGAGGGAGGCAATCGCAGCACGACTCGCACAGATGGGTGCGGGCACTGTCCACGAAGCCGCCACGGTGGCCGAGGCGAGGGCGCGAGCACAGGCCACCGGCCCGTGCGACCTGGCGATCCTCGATCTCGGACTGCCGGACGGCAGCGGCATCGAACTGGTTACGGAACTCCGTAGCCACGGCTGGCCGCGCGTGGTGGTCCTGGCATCCTCCGACGACCCGTACGCGGTGCGCTCCGCGTTCCAGGCCGGAGCTCAGGCGTACCTGCTGAAGTCGGCGTCGCCGGTGGTGGTCACCGACGGCGTGCGCCGGGTTCTCGAAGGCGGCGTCTACGCCGACCCGAGCGTGGCCCCGGTCCTGGCGACCGGCACGCGGGTGGCGGGCACCGACAACACCCCGCGCGAGCTGTCGGCTCGCGAGGTGGAGGTGCTCCAGCTCGTCGCGGACGGGCAGTCGAACAAGGAGATCGGCGAGGAGCTTTCCCTCTCCGCTCTCACCGTCAAGTCCCACCTGTCCCGCATCGGGCGCAAGCTCGGCACGGGCGACCGGGCGCAGATGGTCGCGCTGGCGATGCGAGCCGGCGTGATCCGCTGA
- a CDS encoding DUF3000 domain-containing protein produces MTAMTPVPDLFREAVAALQAVRPRPEIRLETMRAPQRLAPWSYALSCDVSGPADVMASGRLVLLHDPDGQEGWDGVLRLVMYVRAELDRELATDPFLPAVGWSWLTDALEASGAAWKALGGTVTETSSARFGDISGPARTDDLELRASWTPTDSALGPHGLAFCQVMASVVGLPPVGVTLFEQRQSS; encoded by the coding sequence GTGACCGCGATGACGCCAGTGCCCGATCTTTTCCGCGAAGCCGTCGCGGCGCTGCAAGCCGTCCGGCCGCGCCCGGAGATCCGCCTGGAGACGATGCGCGCGCCGCAGCGGCTCGCGCCGTGGTCGTATGCCTTGAGCTGCGACGTCTCCGGCCCCGCCGACGTGATGGCGTCCGGCAGGCTGGTCCTGCTGCACGACCCGGACGGCCAGGAGGGCTGGGACGGCGTGCTGCGGCTGGTCATGTACGTGCGCGCCGAACTCGACCGCGAGCTGGCCACTGACCCGTTCCTGCCCGCGGTCGGCTGGTCGTGGCTCACCGACGCGCTGGAGGCCTCCGGAGCGGCGTGGAAGGCGCTCGGCGGCACCGTCACCGAGACGTCCTCCGCCCGGTTCGGCGACATCTCCGGCCCGGCCCGCACCGACGACCTCGAACTGCGCGCTTCCTGGACCCCGACCGACTCCGCGCTCGGGCCGCACGGGCTCGCGTTCTGCCAGGTGATGGCGAGCGTCGTGGGGCTGCCTCCGGTGGGCGTCACGCTGTTCGAGCAGCGGCAGAGCTCCTGA
- the hemE gene encoding uroporphyrinogen decarboxylase, translating to MGFVPQVSSAPVGAPSVSTRRVLPGSAFLAAARGERPAHVPVWFMRQAGRSLPEYRALREGVPMLDACFDPEMLAEITMQPVRRLGVDAAILFSDIVVPLKAAGVDIDIVPGTGPVVASPVRDADAVRALPKLEPEQVGKVADGVRLLVERLGETPLIGFAGAPFTLASYLIEGGPSRNHEHTKALMHSQPEVWHDLAARLADLAATFLRAQLEAGVDAVQLFDSWAGALSERDYREFVLPHSSRVLAVAGEYGVPRIHFGVGTGELLGAMREAGADVVGVDWRIPLDVAVQRLGGNVSVQGNLDPALLYASWPVLEAEVRRIVEEGRAARGHVFNLGHGVLPGVDPEVLKRVVDLVHSL from the coding sequence ATGGGGTTCGTGCCTCAGGTTTCGTCCGCGCCCGTCGGCGCCCCGTCCGTTTCGACCCGTCGCGTCCTGCCCGGTTCGGCTTTCCTCGCCGCCGCGCGCGGGGAGCGGCCCGCGCACGTCCCGGTGTGGTTCATGCGCCAGGCCGGCCGTTCGCTGCCGGAGTACCGCGCGCTGCGCGAGGGCGTGCCGATGCTCGACGCGTGCTTCGACCCGGAGATGCTCGCCGAGATCACGATGCAGCCGGTCCGTCGGCTCGGGGTCGACGCGGCGATCCTGTTCAGCGACATCGTGGTCCCGCTCAAGGCGGCGGGCGTCGACATCGACATCGTCCCCGGCACCGGCCCGGTCGTGGCCTCCCCGGTGCGCGACGCGGACGCGGTGCGCGCGCTGCCGAAGCTCGAACCCGAGCAGGTCGGCAAGGTCGCGGACGGCGTCCGGCTGCTGGTGGAGCGGCTCGGCGAGACGCCGCTGATCGGGTTCGCCGGCGCGCCGTTCACGCTGGCCAGCTACCTGATCGAGGGCGGCCCGAGCCGCAACCACGAGCACACCAAGGCCCTGATGCACTCGCAGCCCGAGGTCTGGCACGACCTCGCCGCGCGCCTCGCCGACCTCGCCGCCACGTTCCTGCGCGCCCAGCTCGAGGCGGGCGTCGACGCGGTGCAGCTGTTCGACTCGTGGGCCGGCGCGCTGTCCGAGCGCGACTACCGCGAGTTCGTGCTGCCGCATTCGAGCCGCGTGCTGGCCGTGGCCGGGGAGTACGGCGTGCCGCGGATCCACTTCGGCGTCGGCACCGGCGAGCTGCTCGGCGCGATGCGCGAGGCGGGCGCGGACGTGGTCGGCGTCGACTGGCGGATCCCGCTCGACGTCGCGGTCCAGCGGCTCGGCGGCAACGTGTCGGTGCAGGGCAACCTCGACCCAGCGCTGCTGTACGCGTCGTGGCCGGTCCTGGAGGCCGAGGTTCGCCGGATCGTCGAAGAGGGCCGCGCCGCCCGCGGGCACGTGTTCAACCTCGGCCACGGCGTGCTGCCCGGAGTCGACCCGGAGGTGCTGAAGCGGGTCGTCGACCTGGTGCACTCGCTGTGA
- the hemG gene encoding protoporphyrinogen oxidase gives MKHVAVVGGGISGLAAAYRLRQLLGDRVAITVFESTPAIGGKLRTAEVGGVSYDVGAEAFLARRPEMVSLVKEVGLADRLVHPTKARAKIHAGGSVQSLPPGTVMGVPASAESVAGVLSADGRSAVEKERSLGPVDLGEGDVPLGPLLRTRFGDELVDRLVDPLLGGVYAGGADGLGLRATMPGLANAIESGAGSLTEAASSLLPKTPGTAPVFGSLTGGLRGLLDRLLELSGAELRTSSTVRSLTRTPSGWRLEFGAAAPAHAPADSPVDADAVLLAVPAPAARKLLDGVAPVASTAFGEVELASMAVVAFAFPPGTELPDASGILIGAGERDAEGVPYASKAFTFSSNKWAHLGNAGPVLVRGSVGRFGEPGALNGDDDALVAAVRADLARLAGVTAKPIDTLVTRWGGGLPQYGTGHLERVTRIETAVAGIPGLAVAGATLHGVGLPACVATADAAARRIAEQLFV, from the coding sequence GTGAAGCACGTCGCGGTCGTCGGCGGCGGGATCTCCGGCCTGGCCGCCGCGTACCGGCTGCGTCAGCTGCTCGGCGACCGGGTGGCCATCACTGTTTTCGAGAGCACGCCCGCGATCGGCGGGAAGCTGCGCACGGCCGAGGTCGGCGGCGTCAGCTACGACGTCGGGGCCGAAGCGTTCCTCGCCCGGCGGCCCGAGATGGTCTCGCTGGTCAAGGAGGTCGGCCTCGCCGATCGCCTGGTGCATCCGACGAAGGCGCGCGCCAAAATCCACGCTGGCGGTTCGGTGCAGAGCCTGCCGCCCGGCACCGTGATGGGGGTCCCGGCGTCCGCGGAGTCCGTCGCGGGCGTGCTGTCCGCCGACGGACGGAGCGCGGTCGAGAAGGAGCGCTCGCTCGGCCCGGTCGACCTGGGCGAGGGCGACGTGCCGCTCGGACCGTTGCTGCGCACTCGCTTTGGCGACGAGCTGGTGGACCGGCTGGTCGACCCGCTGCTGGGCGGCGTCTATGCGGGCGGTGCCGACGGCCTTGGCCTCCGCGCGACGATGCCCGGCTTGGCCAATGCGATCGAAAGCGGGGCGGGTTCGCTCACCGAGGCCGCGTCCTCGCTGCTGCCGAAAACCCCCGGCACCGCACCGGTTTTCGGCAGTCTGACCGGCGGCTTGCGAGGCCTGCTCGACAGGTTGCTGGAGCTGTCCGGAGCCGAGTTGCGCACTTCGTCGACGGTCCGTTCGCTGACGCGGACGCCGTCCGGTTGGCGCCTCGAATTCGGTGCCGCCGCGCCAGCGCACGCGCCTGCAGACAGCCCGGTGGACGCGGACGCGGTGCTGCTCGCGGTGCCCGCACCGGCCGCCCGGAAACTGCTCGACGGTGTGGCTCCGGTGGCTTCGACGGCGTTCGGCGAGGTCGAGTTGGCTTCCATGGCGGTCGTCGCGTTCGCCTTCCCGCCGGGCACTGAACTGCCGGATGCGTCCGGAATCCTTATCGGCGCGGGGGAGCGGGACGCGGAAGGCGTTCCGTACGCGTCCAAAGCCTTCACGTTTTCGTCGAACAAGTGGGCACACCTCGGAAATGCCGGACCGGTGCTGGTGCGCGGTTCGGTCGGCCGGTTCGGGGAGCCCGGCGCGTTGAACGGCGACGACGATGCGCTGGTCGCAGCGGTCCGCGCGGATTTGGCCCGGCTCGCCGGGGTCACCGCGAAGCCGATCGACACCCTGGTGACGCGGTGGGGCGGCGGCCTGCCGCAATACGGCACCGGGCACCTGGAGCGGGTGACGCGGATCGAGACGGCAGTGGCGGGGATCCCGGGCCTGGCCGTGGCGGGCGCCACGCTGCACGGCGTCGGCCTCCCCGCGTGCGTGGCCACGGCCGACGCCGCTGCCCGGCGGATCGCGGAGCAGCTCTTCGTGTGA
- the hemQ gene encoding hydrogen peroxide-dependent heme synthase produces the protein MARLNYNELNDTIRYTTWSVFRIEPGKLGEDRGAAGRETAEYLDGLEAKGVVVRGVYDVSGLRADADYMIWWHAEEIEQVQAAYTGFRRTPLGRASTPVWSQTALHRPAEFNKSHVPAFLAGEEARKYVCVYPFVRSYDWYLLPDEERRKMLADHGKEARDYPDVRANTVASFALGDYEWILAFEADELHRIVDLMRHLRNTEARRHVRVEIPFYTGTKVPPAELVAALP, from the coding sequence ATGGCGCGGTTGAATTACAACGAACTCAACGACACGATCCGCTACACCACGTGGTCGGTCTTCCGGATCGAACCGGGGAAGTTGGGGGAGGACCGCGGCGCCGCGGGCCGCGAGACGGCCGAATACCTCGACGGGCTCGAGGCGAAGGGCGTCGTCGTCCGGGGCGTGTACGACGTGTCCGGCCTCCGGGCTGACGCGGACTACATGATCTGGTGGCATGCCGAGGAGATCGAGCAGGTCCAGGCCGCCTACACCGGGTTCCGCCGCACGCCGCTCGGCCGCGCGTCCACGCCGGTCTGGAGCCAGACCGCGCTGCACCGGCCCGCCGAGTTCAACAAGAGCCACGTGCCCGCGTTCCTGGCCGGCGAGGAGGCGCGCAAGTACGTCTGCGTGTACCCGTTCGTCCGGTCCTACGACTGGTACCTGCTGCCGGACGAGGAACGCCGCAAGATGCTGGCCGACCACGGCAAGGAGGCGCGGGACTACCCGGACGTGCGCGCCAACACCGTCGCTTCGTTCGCGCTCGGCGACTACGAGTGGATCCTCGCCTTCGAGGCGGACGAGCTGCACCGGATCGTCGACCTGATGCGCCACCTCCGCAACACCGAGGCCCGCCGTCACGTGCGCGTCGAAATCCCGTTCTACACCGGCACGAAGGTGCCGCCCGCCGAGCTCGTCGCGGCTCTGCCGTAA